Genomic segment of Arachis stenosperma cultivar V10309 chromosome 4, arast.V10309.gnm1.PFL2, whole genome shotgun sequence:
ccaaataacttggcattcagcttcatgatagctcctaaatattgagcaacttgctctccaatcacatcttcatcctcttcagaggatgaatagtcttcagagctcatgaatggcagaaggagatttaatggaatctctatggtctctgtatgagcctcagattcctttggatccttaatagaaaactccttcttgcttgagggacgtcccaggaggtctttctcactaggattgtcgtcctcctcctcccttgtgcattcggccatattgactaaatcaatggccttgcactctccttttggattctcttctgtattgcttgggagaatactgggaggagtttcaatgactttcttactcagctggcccacttgggcctccagatttctaatggaggatcttgtttcactcatgaaactgaaagtggcctttgacagatcagagactacattggctaaattagaagtgttttgttcagaattctctgtctgttgctgagaagatgatggatatggcttgctattgcccagcctattacgtccaccattgtttaagccttgttgaggcttttgttgatccttccatgagaaatttgggtgatttctccatgatgggttataggtgtttctataaggttcacccatgtaattaacctctgccatggcagggttctcaggatcataagcttcttcagaagctgcctctctagtgctgctggatgcatgttgccatccattcagattttgagagatcatgttgacttgttgagtcaacactttgttctgagccagtatggcatttagagtatcaatttcaagaactcctttcttctgaggcatcccattattcacggaattcctctcagaagtgtacatgaattggttgtttgcaaccatatcaatgagttcttgagcctcttcaggcgttttcttcaggtgaatagatccacctgcagaatggtccaatgacattttcgaaaattcagatagaccataatagaatatatctaatatggtccattctgaaaacaagtcagatggacatcttttggtcagctgcttatatctttcccaagcttcatagagggattcaccatctttttgtttgaaggtttgaacatccactctcagcttgctcagcttttgaggaggaaagaatttatccaagaaggcagtgaccagcttatcccatgagtccaggctatccttgggttgtgaattcaaccatattctagctctgtctcttacagcaaaagggaaaagcatgagtctgtagacttcaggatcaactccattcgtctttacagtctcacagatctgcaagaactcagttaaaaactattaaagatcttcagatggaagtccataaaacttgcagttttgttgcattaagccaactagctgaggtttcagctcaaagttgttggctccaatggcaggaatggagatgcttcttccatcaaacttggacgttggctttgtgaagtcaccaagcattctccttgcattattattattttcggctgccatctccttctcttgttcaaaaatttctgaaaggttgtttctggattgttgtaatttagcttatcttaattttctcttcaaagtccttttaggttctggatcaatttcaacaagagtgcccttatccctgttcctgctcatatgaaagagaagaaaacaagaaaagaaagaggaatcctctatgtcacagtatagagattcctttatgttagtagaaaaagaagggagtagaagaatgaagaagaattcggatttttagatgaagagaggtgaagagaagtgttagtaaataaataattaaatagaataagaaaagagaaagagaatttcgaaaataattttgaaaaagggttagtaattttcgaaaatttagagataagatgtaattaaaattaaaacatgaaacaattagttaattaaaaagaatttttgaaaagagagagagatattttcgaaaattgaagagggaaaagtagttaggtggttttgaaaaagataagaaacaaacaaaaagttagttagttgattgaaaaagatttgaaatcaaattttaaaaagataagaagataagaagttagataaaatattttgaaatcaaattttgaaaaatataaaattttggaagggataagataaaaagataagataaaagttttaagaaaaagatattttgaaaaagatttaatttttaaaatgacttaactaacaagaaactacaagataagattctagaatttaaagattgaacctttcttaacaagaaagtaacaaacttcaaatttttgaaccaatcacattgattgttagctaattttcgaaaattttgatataaagataagaaaaagattttgaaaatattttgaaaaagatttttgaaattttcgaaaaatagaaaaaaaatgaaaaagatataatttttgaaaaagattttgaaaagataagatttttaaaattgaaattttgacttgacttgtaagaaacaactaattttaaaaatttttgaccaagtcaacccaaaatttcgaaaatttggagggaaataaggaaaagatattttttttatttttgaatttttttattatgagagagaaaaacaacaaaaatactcaatgcatgaaatttttagatcaaaacaatgaatgcatgcaagaatgctatgaatgtcaaaatgaacaccaagaacactttgaagatcatgatgaacatcaagaacataattttgaaaaatttttgatgcaaagaaaacatgcatgacaccaaacttagaaatttttaatgcatggactctaacaaacaaaaattgcatatgaaaaacaacaaacaacacaaaacaagaaaacatcaagatcaaacaagaggacttatcaagaacaacttgaagatcatgaagaacactatgaatgcatgaaattttcgaaaaaatgcaagaaaaatttttaaagcatgcaattgacaccaaacttaaaaattgactcaagactcaaacaagaaacacaaaatattttttttatttttatgattttatgaatttttttgaatttttattaattttttttcgaaaatatattttagaaaaacaaaaaagaaaagaaagattttgaaaaagatttttgaaaagaaaattacctaatctgagcaacaagatgaaccgtcagttatccatactcgaacaatccccggcaacggcgccaaaaacttggtggacgaaattatgatccatattcttttgtacttgtatgaaatcattattatggcaccggttgaattcacaactcccgttcaactaaccagcaagtgtactgggtcgtccaagtaataaaccttacgtgagtaagggtcgatcccacaaagattgttggtatgaagcaagctatagtcaccttgtaaatctcagttaggcagattaaattggtttatggattcgaaaattaataataaaaataaaataaaagggatagaaatacttatgtaaatcaatagtgggaattttcagataggtgtatggagatgctgtgttcctcttgaaactctacttcactactcgctcttccttcaattcttcttactcctttccatggcaagctgtatgtagggcatcactatcatcaatggctacttttgatcctctcggaaaaatggtcgtatgcgctgtcactgcacggctaatcgtctggaggcatcacccttggttgatagctacatcccatcctctcagtgaaaatggtccaaatgctctgtcacatcacggctaatcatctgtcggttctcaatcaggttggaatagaatccattgattcttttgcgtttgtcactaacgtccagccttcaggagtttgaagctcgtcacagtcattcaataccggaatcctactcggaataccacagacaaggttagactttccggattcccaggatcctactcggaataccacagacaaggttagactttccggatcctcatgaatgccgccatctatctagcttataccacgaagattctgttggggaatctaagagatatgcacccggcctaaggtagaacggaagtggttgtcaatcatgcgcgttcataagtgagaatgatgatgagtgtcacggataatcacattcatcaaagtgttgtgcaacgtatatcttggaataagaataagagagaattgaataaaaagtaatagtaattgtattaaaacttgaggtacagcagagctccacacccttaatctatggtgtgcagaaactccaccgttgaaaatacataagtaaaaggttcaggcatggccgaatggccagccccctgagtgatcaagagaccgaataatcaaaggctaaacagtcaagagattaaactgtcaaaagatgtctaatacaatagttaaatgttctatttataataaactagctcctagggtttacatgagtaagtaattgatgcataaatccacttccggggcccacttggtgtatgcttgggctgagcttgatcaatccacgagctgaggcttctcttggagttgaactccgagttatgacgtgttttgggcgttcaactccggatcatgacgtttttctggcgtttaactccagacagcaacatgtacttggcgttcaatgccaagttacgtcatcaatttccgtataaagtatggattattatatattgctggaaagctctggatgtccactttctaacgccgttgagagcgtgccatttggagttttgtagctccagaaaatccattttgagtgtagggaggtcagattccaacagcatcagcagtccttttgtcagcctttttcagagttttgctcaagtccctcaatttcagccagaaattacctgaaatcacagaaaaacacacaaactcatagtaaagtccagaaatgtgaatttaacataaaaactaatgaaaacatccctaaaagtagcttgaatttactaaaaactacctaaaaacaatgccaaaaagcgtataaattatccactcatcagtgGGTACCAGGCACTCGTCTTCCGTTCGTCAGGCTGAGGATGAGGAGTTGAGGGTCATTCCAACTCCTAAAATGCAAAGGTCGCAATCTAGCCTCGAGGGTGACCTTACCGTGATGGAAAGGAACTTCGATACCGGGTCATTTATAGATACCCAATTTCTTCCTCGTACGGAGGAACATTTCCATGGCACCGACCTTTCGGGGCAGGCACACTGGATGTATCGCACTCTCCTCCGCAGCGCAGCTATAGCTCGGAAGGCAGAGTTCAAGTTGTCGGGTATGGCCTCGTTGCGCCGGAAGCTCGAGTCTGCCGTCACAGCTAACAATAATTTTAAGGTTCAAGTTCAAACACTTCAAGGACAGCTGTCCGAGGCGAAGGAGAAGCTCAAGACTGCCGAGGAGAAGGCCGCGTCTGCTGAGGAAAAGTTAAAGACTGCTGACGCCTCCGTTTCTCGTTTGATCGAGCGGGAGATGACTCTGGAAAGCCAGTTGAATGCCGCGCAAGGTCGAGTGGTCGCCTTAGAGAAGGAACGGGATACCGCCACTGCAGCTGCTAAGACTGCTCGGGAAGAGGCAGAGGAGTTCAAGAAGAAGCATAAGGAGGTGAGAGAGCAAGGAAAGAACGCGATCTTCATGACCGAAGATGCTCTCAAGGCTCAGGTGAAGATTATTGCTCCTGATTTTGACATGTCGGCAATTGGCGTTTTCATGACTATCAAGGACGGCAAGGTTGTCGATATTCCGAAGAAGTGATTTCCTGTACCTTGTGTTTTTGTGGGTTTGCTGTAGAACTTTTTGAAACTTTGAAACTTTGTCGCACTTGACTTTGTTAGCCGTTTGGTCAGTTTGTGGATACATTTTTTTGCTTATTATGTTGCTTTCATTTGTCCGTTTGCTCGTTTACTTGTTTTACCGTTATGTTGGTATTTCGTCATAGCCGACTTCTTTGTTGTGGCCGTTTGTTATGGCCTTAGCTTAAGgggctcccggggtgatcagtcccggggccGCGTACTGTTCATTTGACGTGCCTTGCAAGGAATTCGTTCGCACGAGGAGTGGGTTAAGAAAGGTAACTAAAagcaaaataagattttgacAAGTACTATTCAACCGGTAATTAAACAAGTCTATATCCACGGCAAAGGTACTATTACAAAATAAACCACTTAGCTTGTTTGGTCGTCATGTATGGGctaggagtagaatcttctCAAGTTACCCGCATTCCAAGTTCTCAGGATCTCCTTGCCATTGAGCTTTTCTAACTTGTAGGCGCCCTTGCCAATCACCTCTTTAACTCTGTAGGGACCTTCCTAGTTTgtcgccagttttccttcccctGGGGTCGGTAAACCGATGTCGTTGCGtcttaggacgaggtcgtttTGTTCAAATTCTCTTTTGAGCACTTTGGCGTTGTAGCGTAGGGCCATTCTTTGCTTGAGTGCCGTTTCTGACAAGTGGGTCATCTCCCTGGCCTCATCCATGAGGTCATTTTCTATAGCTTTCTCTACCCCCTTCAGGAGTAGTCGTGGGCTCGGTTCGCCTATTTCCACGGGTATTACGGCGTCTAGCCCGTATGTTAGTCGGAAGGGTTTCTCCCGTGGATGACTGCTTAGTTGTTCGGTAGGACCAAAGGACCGAGGCGAGTTCATCGGCCCAAGCACCTTTTTTATTATCCAGCCGCTTCTTGAGTCCTAGCAGGATGACCTTGTTTGCAGACTCGACCTGGCCGTTTGTCTAAGGATGTTCTACCGAggagaatttttattttatcccCAGGCCTGCGAGGAACTCTGTAAACTTTTTATTTGTAAACTGTGTCCCGTTGTCTGAGATGACAGCTTCCGGGATGCCGAACCGGGTTATCACTTGTCTCCACATGAACTTTCTGCAATTAGACGAGGATATGCTGGCCAGTGGTTCGGCctctatccatttggtgtagtagtcgatggcgactatgaggtacttgacttgccctgGGCCAACCGGGAAGGGTCCCAAGAGATCGACTCCCCATTGTGAGAATGGTCGGGAGGACATTAGCAGGCTTAGTTCGGAGGCTGGTGCTTTGTGGAAGTTGGCGTTCTCTTGACATTTGACGCATTTTCTCACGAATTCTTTGGAGTCTGCCATCATCGATGGCCAGTAATATCCTGCTCGGATTAATTTCCTTGCTAGGGCTTTGCCCCCTATATGATGGCCGCAACACCCTTCGTGGACTTCCCTGAGCACGTAGTCCGTCTGGTCGGGATGTAGGCACTTCAGTAAGGGCTGGCTGAGCCCCTTTTTAAACAATTGTCCTTGAATGATCGCGTACTTGGCTGCCTCCCTTCTCAGCACCTTAGCATCTTTTTCGTCGTCGGGGAGTTTGCCGCTTTCCAGGAAGCTAGAGATGGGATCCATCCAAGAGGGGCTCAGTCTCGACAGGTGTAGGGTAACTGCTAGCTCCTTTATCATACCCTAAATGAGAGATCGGTTCCCTTCTCCTGGTTTTGTGCTGGCCAACTTGGATAGGAGGTCTGCCCGTGTGTTCTTTTCCCTCGGAACGTGTTGGATCGTGACCTCCTCGAATGGCTTGCTCGATTCCTTGACTTTCTCTAAGTACTTTTGTAATAGCGAGTCtctggcttggtagcttccatttacttgcgAGGTAACGACCTGTGAATCGCTGCACACTTCTAGCCTCGTCGCCCCGACTTCCTTTGCCAGGGCTAAGCCTCCTAGGAGGGCTTCGTACtccgcttggttgtttgaaATGGGGAACTCGAATTTGATCGACTCCTCATACACGACCCCAGCTGGGCTCTCTAGGATGATCCCGGCACCCCCAAACGTTTGGTTGGAGGCCCCGTCAACATGGAGCATCCATCGTGTGCCCGTCTCTTTGGTTGGGTCCCCTGTCACTTCTACCAGGAAATCTGCCATTGCTTGCGCCTTGATCGCATGCCGGGGTTCGTATCGTATATCATACTGGAAAAGTTCaatggaccaagtcatcattcttcccgctAAATCGGGTTTTTGGAGCACTTGTCGGATTCCTTGGTCCGTTTTCACGACAATCTGGTGGCATTGGAAGTACTGCCTTAATCTTCGAGAAGAGGTCAGGAGCGCCAGAGCTAACTTCTCCAATTTGTTGTACCTCAGTTCTGCCCATTTTATTGCTCTACTCACGAAGTAGACTGGTTGTTGAGCCTTTGCCTCTTCTCGTACCAGGACCGCTGCAAGGGCTTCCCCCGTTATGGCTAGGTATAGGTATAGCGGCTCTCCGGTCTTGGGCTTTCCGAGCACAGGGGGTGTTGCTAGAATTTCCTTGAAGTGGTTGAACACTTCCTCGCATGCGGGAGTCTATTCAAATACTATTCCTTTCCTCATTAGATTGAAGAAGGGCAAGGCCTTTGCTGCTGATGCTCCGAGGAAGCGGGACAACGAGGTGAGTCGACCTGCCAGTCTCTGGACATCTTTGACGCAGCCGGAGCTCTTCATTTGGAGTATTTCTTGGCATTTCTCGGGGTTGGCTTCTACTCCCCTTTGGGTTATCATGAatcctaagaactttccggcctCCATGGCAAAGGCGCACTTGAGAGGGTTGAGCCTGATGCCGTGTTGTCGGAGGGATGTGAACACGCTTTCTAGGTCGCCTAGGAGGTCGTCAGGCTGTGTAGTCTTTGTAAGGATGTCGTCGACGTAGACTTCCACCGTCTTGCCTACGAGGTTGCCAAATATTTTGTTCATCAGCCTCTGATATGTTGCCCCCGCGTTTTTTAGGCCGAATGGCATTACTTTGTAGCAATAGGTTCCTCTTGGTGTTATGAAAGCTGTCTTTTTCTCGTTGGGTCGAtgcatcggtatctgattgtaGCCGGAATAGGCATCCATGAAACTCAGATATCGATACCCTGCCGCCGCATCGACGAGTGCATCTATGTTGGGAAGGCGGGAATAGTCCTTAGGACACACCTTGTTGAGGTCGGAATAGTccacacacattctccatttaccacTGTGCTTTTTCACGAGAACTACGTTTGACAGCTAGGTCGAGTAGTCTAGTTCCCGTATGAAACCTGTTTCTAGGAGGCTGGCCGTCTGCCTGGCCACCTCCTCTGCTCTTTCTTGCgacatctttcttcttctttgggcCACTGGACGGGTATCCGGCTTGACAACCAAGTGATGCGACATGACTTGGGCATGTCGGCCGGTGTCCAAGCGAATAGATCTCCATTAGTTCTGATCATTTCTACTAGAGGCTCCTTCAATTCATGTGGGAGGTTTCTATTAACGAACATGAATTTTTCCTCTGTGTCGCCTACCCTAAACTTTTCCAGGTCCCCTTCTAGTTCTGGTCTCAGCTTTTTGTCAACTCTGGCATCTAGGTCGGCAAGGAACACTCTAGAGGCTTCCTTAGATTTCTTCCTCACAGAGAGGCTGGCGTTATCGCAAGCAACTGCAGTTTCTAAATCTCCTCTTATGGATCCTACGGATCCGTCATCAGCAACGAACTTCATTACCAGCAACCTCGTGTTGATTACCGCCTCAACGTCGTTAATCGTTTTTCTCCCCAAGATGATGTTATAGGCAGTGGAGTCCCGTAGAACCACGAACTCGGCCATTATTGACCTTCGCCCTTGGCCCTGCCCCAGGGAGACCGGCAGAGATATTATCCCGTCTGGCTTGATGAAGTGGTCACCTAGTCCTATGACACCGTGCTGGTGAGTCATTAGGTCGGCGTCCCGTAATCCCAGTGCATCAAACACGTTGTAGAACATAATGTTCGAGTCTGCCCCAGTATCCACAAGGATTCGTTTGACCAGGCCGGTTCCCACCCTGGCCGTGATGACCATGGGTGGGCACTCAGGGACCTCGTCGAACCATTGATCTTCCGGGCCGAAAGAGATGACTGACGGCCTCTTGGAATTTCGCGCCGACGAGGAGGCGACTGCCAGGACTCTGGCGTCTTTCCTGTGCGCTGATCTCGACTTTGGCGCTGTGTTTTTGGCGATCACCACATTTATTATGGTAAGGCCGCGGTCACTGTCCTCTGGCTCTTATCGTCGTTTCTCCGATCGGGTCTTGCCATCTTCATCGTGATCGTAATGTCGTCTCCTCGGTTCCCTGATAAGGTGGGAGAATTTGGTCAGTTTACCGTCCCTGATCGCTTGTTCTAGCGCATCTTTCAGGTCGAAGCAGTCCTATGTTTGGTGCCCATAGCCTTTATGGTAATCACAGTAGAGGCTCTTGTTCCCCCTGTACGGTCTTTCAGAGGTCGGGGTTTCGTCAATATTCCCTTTTCGACAATTTGCTGGTAAACTTCCATGATGGGGAGGGTGAGTGGGGTGTAGTTGGTGAATTTTCTGACCCGGGGAAATGATTTGGGTTCCTTGCTTTGCCCCCCATCTCTGGCTTGCTCcttctccctttctccattacCGTGTTGCCTGGGTTGATTGTAGGAGGGCTGCCGTTTGTTGGCAGCCACAACTTGGCTAACTTCCTCATTATTTATGTACTCCTTGGCTACGGTTTGGATCTCGTGCATTGTACAGATCGGCTTTGTGGTGAGGTGTTTTCGGAAGTCCTCATTTAGGAGGCCGTTCATCAGACAAAGGCTGGCCACCGAATCAGTTAATCCTTCAatttccaagcattcgtcgttgaaccggTCTAGATACTTCCTGGTCGTCTCCCCGGTGCGTTGAGTCACGCTGAGGAGATTGATTGGGTGTTTTGCCTTCACAATTCTGGTGGTGAATTGTGCTAGGAAGGTGCGGTTGATGTCGGAGAAGCCGGTCACCGAGCCCTGCGGGAGGCTATTAAACCACCGTATCGCAGGTCCTGCCAGGGTGACCGGGAAGGCGCGGCACCTTACTTCGTCTCCTACTCCCTCCATATTCATCCTGGCCTCAAAGGCCGTGAGGTGTTCCAGTGGGTCCTGGGTTCcatcgtacctcatgtccgttggtatgtcgaagtgtttcggcaACCGGACTTCGAGGATGGATAGATGGAATGGGGTGGTGCCCATTATCACAGGCCGTCATGTCCTCTCGGACCTCCCTTCTGCGCCTTCCCGATCTCACCCCGCGGTACACGTTTCCTTACCTCGGGCTTAGATAACTGTGTCATTTCGTCTTCTCGAGATAGGCGTGTCTTCTCAACTACTTTCTGCTTCCGTTTGGGAGGCGGAGGTGTGCCGGGAATGACTTTGGTGGGAGGCTCTCTCTCGACTTTTGGGAGACGGGGAGTAGGTGGGGTTGATATTTCGTTTGTGGTGATCCTGATCCGCTAGTTGTCGCTCCAGGTTCTGCACCCTATGGCGTAGTTCCTGCATTATCCTAGCGATGTCGCTACCAGTTCCTCTGAAGGGgcattgataaaccactattttatgggttattttgtgcttaattgagtggattttatcaactctttacccacttattcatactatttgcatggttttacatttgccttcctaattatgtgctttgattgaaaacatgcttctttggccttaagttccctatgtttaatcctctcttattaccattagatgccttgatatgtgtgttaagtgttttcagatattatagggcaggaatgggctcagaggatggaaaggaagaatgcaaaaatggaaggaatacaagaagttggagaaactgctaagctgtctagcctgacctcttcgcactcaaacgcctataactttagctacagaagtccaaacaacacggtttcagttgcgttggaaagctaacgtccggggcttcgatttgatatataatatgtcaTAGTTGTTCTGACGCTaggtgacgcgaacgcatgatccacgcggacgcgtcgcatctgcgaacttcaatccgcgcagccgcgtgggcgacgcctccgcgtcacttgccCGCGACCTGAACGTACCAGAATACGcagggggcgatttctgggtatttttgacccaatttttggcccaaaaattacagattagaggctataaagtgggggaatgcatccattcatgatcatgctctcataattcacgattttaggattagatgtagtttttagagagaggttctctcctctctcttaggattttggagtttaggatttctattagtttagttcaattcatcttcattccaggttctatattccttcaatatttattttctacttttatttactctaatacttttatttgtatttgatttatgttgcccaattggcttatgaacctttccatattatgacttgaatttatatttagatgtagtttgattgctttatttacatgaatgcttttaatttaatttagatattttcccttttggctttggttgattaattggtgactcttgagttatcaaactcattgttgactgaaaattggaattcttcaagagttgattcgagatccaataactctaactttttcCAAGGAgagactgggacttgaggattcgaattaattcatccacttaacttaccttcatagttagaggttaataaagtgggagaaaaatccaattctcatcacaattgataaggataactaggataggacttccagttcttataccttgccaagagattttattattgttaatttattttacttgtcatttaaatatacctgtgcccattgcccaaacttcaaaaccccgatttacaatcttcataaccaataataagaacatacctccctgcaattccttgagaagacgaccggaggtttaaatactcggttatcaattttaaaggggtttgttacttgtgacaaccaaaacgtttgcacgaagggatttttgttggtttagaatctatatctacaacgcgactatttttataaaattctttactagcaaaaatcccaacgtcaaaatggcgtcgttgccggggaattgcaaacgtgtgccttattattggttattgtaaatatttaaaaaaaaattcagatttttattttaaaatttttatcttatcttatcttatttttcaaaattcaatttttttttttaaaatcatctctttttcaaaatattttctttttgttactttttgtttttattttctctcactactatgaactctcacccctttggctatgagtctggttataaTAAAGTTGCAGGAAGAagaaattacaatgagaacaggcatcaaggttggaacaatcaaagatgggaagagccacaaggatttgatcaaccctcatggcaacaaccacctccaatggactatcaacaaccaccaccatatgcctatgaaccctctcctcaacatgactttggaccaccatactcacaagcccctttccgccattcacctctatatgaccctaaccctcaaccaccataccaaccaccttatgagctatatgaaccatatatagaaccaccccaattccaacccaattactcacaagaaccaccacttcaatattcaccatctccatatccatcaatctaagagcactatgatcctatTTATGACAGCCGAGCGCAtcaagagacaaaggatcatttcaaggaaacagtggatcgatttcaggcaacccttcatcaattggagcaagcgataaatcaattagcttcccgacg
This window contains:
- the LOC130974752 gene encoding uncharacterized protein LOC130974752, producing the protein MGTTPFHLSILEVRLPKHFDIPTDMRYDGTQDPLEHLTAFEARMNMEGVGDEVRCRAFPVTLAGPAIRWFNSLPQGSVTGFSDINRTFLAQFTTRIVKAKHPINLLSVTQRTGETTRKYLDRFNDECLEIEGLTDSVASLCLMNGLLNEDFRKHLTTKPICTMHEIQTVAKEYINNEEVSQVVAANKRQPSYNQPRQHGNGEREKEQARDGGQSKEPKSFPRVRKFTNYTPLTLPIMEVYQQIVEKGILTKPRPLKDRTGGTRASTVITIKAMGTKHRTAST